A window of Nitrosopumilus sp. b3 contains these coding sequences:
- a CDS encoding YnfA family protein, producing the protein MNKPPKIFFTSVLLFFLAGLCEIGGGYLVWLWMHEDFGFVLGAVGGFVLFLYGIVPTFQKTHFHRVYAAYGGVFIVMSVFWGWLIDGVTPDNYDILGTIIAVIGVLIIFYYPRKGEKIWSK; encoded by the coding sequence ATGAATAAACCGCCAAAAATTTTTTTCACTTCGGTTCTACTATTCTTTCTAGCTGGTCTTTGTGAGATTGGTGGTGGGTACCTAGTTTGGCTTTGGATGCATGAAGACTTTGGTTTTGTTTTAGGTGCAGTTGGAGGATTCGTGTTATTTTTGTATGGAATAGTTCCCACATTTCAGAAAACCCACTTTCATAGAGTCTATGCAGCTTATGGTGGAGTCTTTATTGTAATGTCAGTATTTTGGGGATGGTTAATTGATGGAGTGACTCCTGACAATTATGACATTCTTGGAACAATAATTGCTGTAATTGGAGTCCTGATAATTTTCTACTATCCTAGAAAAGGAGAAAAGATTTGGTCGAAGTAG
- a CDS encoding YnfA family protein: MVEVASTVGIFFFAALLEIGGGYLVWKWLRDHKGKVLGLIGGLILFSYGIVMTLQPADFGKVYATYGGIFVVSSIIWGYWVDKKKPDRFEIIGSVIVLIGVTIMFYWPR, translated from the coding sequence TTGGTCGAAGTAGCATCAACTGTAGGCATTTTCTTTTTTGCAGCACTGTTAGAGATTGGTGGAGGTTATCTTGTATGGAAATGGTTACGTGATCATAAAGGGAAAGTTTTGGGTCTAATTGGAGGATTGATTTTATTTTCTTATGGGATTGTAATGACTTTGCAGCCTGCAGATTTTGGTAAAGTCTATGCAACGTATGGGGGAATCTTTGTGGTATCTTCAATAATTTGGGGATACTGGGTGGATAAGAAAAAGCCAGACAGATTTGAGATAATTGGTTCAGTAATAGTTTTGATTGGCGTTACAATCATGTTCTATTGGCCTCGTTAA
- a CDS encoding ester cyclase — translation MNTLLTVAFSIVLLLTVTVVTSVDLLETADAAKSQGNPLPETGSKKVCGDKLCSKVESSEDKAKHGEDKAKHGESSHEGKNKMKERHLQLLEQMKSMSKMEMIDSMKSMMSEHHDKKIEKMSQMDEPELLKHIEKMLDKMSKDDHSDMDDAHHEDELTKFQTAELLSEQHLKTFDELDFDVFTNQKWDRLHESHSSDIVVHWPDGRTTTGIEPHIKDLKAMFVWAPDTRIEQHPIKIASGPWTSVIGVIEGTFTEPMQLPDGTIVQPTGKSYKLNMATVGYWENGVMTEEYLFWDNLEFMKQIGLA, via the coding sequence ATGAATACGCTACTTACAGTAGCATTCAGTATCGTACTATTGCTGACAGTTACTGTTGTAACATCTGTTGATCTTTTAGAGACAGCTGATGCTGCAAAATCACAAGGAAACCCTTTGCCTGAAACAGGTTCGAAGAAAGTTTGTGGCGATAAATTATGTTCTAAAGTAGAATCTTCTGAAGACAAAGCAAAACACGGTGAAGACAAAGCAAAACACGGTGAATCCTCACATGAAGGAAAAAACAAGATGAAGGAAAGACATCTTCAATTGTTAGAACAAATGAAATCTATGAGTAAAATGGAGATGATTGATTCGATGAAGTCTATGATGTCTGAACACCATGATAAGAAAATTGAAAAGATGAGTCAAATGGATGAACCAGAACTTCTAAAACACATAGAGAAAATGCTCGATAAAATGAGCAAAGATGATCATTCTGATATGGATGATGCACACCATGAAGATGAACTAACAAAATTCCAAACTGCAGAACTCCTTTCTGAACAACATCTAAAAACATTTGATGAATTGGATTTTGATGTGTTTACAAACCAGAAATGGGATAGATTACATGAAAGCCACTCAAGTGATATTGTTGTACACTGGCCTGATGGTCGTACAACTACTGGAATAGAACCACACATTAAAGATTTGAAAGCAATGTTTGTTTGGGCCCCTGATACTAGAATAGAACAGCATCCTATCAAGATTGCATCTGGACCTTGGACAAGTGTGATTGGGGTAATTGAGGGAACCTTTACTGAACCTATGCAATTGCCTGATGGAACTATTGTTCAGCCCACTGGAAAATCCTACAAACTTAACATGGCTACAGTTGGTTACTGGGAAAATGGCGTCATGACTGAGGAATACCTGTTCTGGGATAATCTGGAATTCATGAAGCAAATAGGATTGGCATAG
- a CDS encoding transcriptional regulator: MKVLTHENMSGADSLLAISLEKIILKNLGDSTVRKIQDRLFEKFGISMTAAMREFDKIDYVLREFFGAGAEGLEKKFLQEICSLKSNKDKTDKRFTLSDSTITQSIVKAFCDDEMSKILNASIGEPWTISEIIEKLNLPRTSGYRKINFLIEQGLLIKTGFIQTANRRVDKYKSLFDNVNIDFNNKVTVNVQFTPEVVKNSSILTTVYGS; the protein is encoded by the coding sequence ATGAAAGTATTAACTCATGAAAATATGTCCGGAGCAGATTCGCTTCTTGCAATATCTTTGGAGAAAATTATCTTGAAAAATCTAGGTGATAGTACAGTTCGTAAGATACAGGACAGACTATTTGAAAAATTTGGCATATCTATGACTGCTGCAATGCGAGAATTTGATAAAATAGATTATGTGCTAAGAGAATTTTTTGGAGCAGGTGCTGAAGGACTGGAGAAAAAATTCCTCCAAGAGATCTGTAGCCTCAAATCAAACAAAGACAAGACCGATAAGAGATTCACCTTATCTGATTCAACCATAACTCAATCTATTGTAAAGGCATTCTGTGACGATGAAATGTCAAAAATTCTCAATGCGTCAATTGGGGAGCCATGGACAATTTCTGAAATTATTGAAAAGTTGAACCTTCCTAGAACCTCAGGATACAGAAAAATCAATTTCCTAATAGAGCAGGGCTTGCTGATAAAGACAGGATTCATACAAACTGCTAACAGAAGAGTAGACAAATACAAGTCACTGTTTGATAATGTCAATATTGATTTTAACAATAAAGTTACAGTAAATGTTCAGTTTACACCCGAAGTCGTTAAGAACAGCTCTATTCTCACGACAGTCTACGGCTCATAG
- a CDS encoding response regulator — translation MVSCIVVDDDKSIVDLFSELLGIINVDVLAKGYDGQSAVKLYEEYKPDIVFTDYQMPEYDGLYAVENIKDKNPDAKIIMVTGGVDTVQFAILDSLNVPVIIKPFDIQKIKQTITNGFLDNDIKQSIFEIQYTFKEDYSVYSCVVTFEQYRNLKAIPIIDECKIIRIGQNSLDSYTEKMQKALDLARTNDKTNILELSEIVR, via the coding sequence ATGGTTAGCTGTATTGTGGTAGATGATGACAAAAGCATTGTGGATTTGTTCTCTGAATTATTGGGAATAATCAACGTAGATGTTCTTGCCAAGGGATATGATGGACAGAGTGCAGTGAAATTGTATGAAGAGTACAAGCCAGACATTGTCTTTACAGATTATCAAATGCCTGAATATGATGGACTGTATGCAGTTGAAAACATCAAAGACAAGAATCCTGATGCCAAAATAATCATGGTGACAGGAGGTGTCGATACCGTACAATTTGCAATTCTTGATTCGCTAAACGTACCTGTCATCATCAAACCATTTGATATCCAGAAAATAAAACAAACAATAACAAATGGTTTTCTTGATAATGATATCAAACAATCTATATTTGAGATCCAATACACGTTCAAAGAAGATTACTCTGTTTATTCATGTGTGGTGACTTTTGAACAATACAGGAATTTGAAGGCGATACCAATAATTGATGAATGTAAAATCATAAGAATTGGTCAAAACAGTCTTGATTCATATACAGAAAAAATGCAAAAAGCACTTGATTTGGCACGTACTAACGACAAAACTAACATTTTAGAATTATCGGAGATTGTAAGATGA
- a CDS encoding cache domain-containing protein, with amino-acid sequence MSSFLSIGTKLIFLVLAISISSIAITTGLAYNFADTIIKDNFKESLKDESQTRGDTITSIIESRIEKLQEFSENKVLANAFDVLIPALNDVSFDRILDEQSPKLHHEFHLFQLNEFEAGIRDLQIINMRGKPIFSLNEKIDPTTYVKGNYKVTAPAVEFIQDIDKTRLMKISLPVYSENGNQDGVLIATMGSSVFDNILLNRFGLHDSGEVYLVNQNKMMISESIFLENAQFNQKVDTFAVSECLENGKNVEAADYTDYRDVDIFGYSYCKPDLGFVLLTEVDEVVILKPITELQNRIILVGISLIVIASIVTFVLSKRISNPILKLRNAAQELSSGNFDVRTNIKTNDEIEQLSASFDNMAKTLQESISAIGKRENIIKQQGNILEKFFEEKRDSYVCLVDLIGSLKLTKTLSEEQKKRYSQIFTDSVIPIIEKYKGIPIKIIDDAILFYFPSSKDDKTILSSMLDCCSEISKLDKQLNDKTSSENLPGMAYRISTAFGMVNEAKTSDSSLDDIFGEPVNTCFKINQYALPNTVVVDDSVYQKAKDLQFKFTKLDQSLIKDLEYAVFILS; translated from the coding sequence ATGAGTTCATTTCTTAGTATTGGTACTAAATTGATCTTTTTGGTACTTGCAATTAGTATTTCTTCTATTGCAATAACTACTGGTTTAGCTTATAATTTTGCAGACACTATAATCAAAGATAATTTCAAAGAATCACTCAAAGATGAATCACAAACAAGAGGAGATACTATAACATCTATAATTGAATCCAGAATTGAGAAATTACAAGAATTTTCAGAAAATAAAGTACTTGCCAATGCTTTTGATGTTTTGATTCCTGCATTGAATGATGTTTCTTTTGACCGAATACTTGATGAGCAATCACCAAAACTGCATCATGAATTCCATTTATTTCAATTAAATGAGTTTGAAGCTGGAATCAGGGATCTCCAGATAATCAACATGAGGGGAAAGCCAATATTTTCATTAAATGAAAAAATTGATCCTACTACATATGTTAAAGGAAACTACAAAGTAACTGCACCTGCTGTTGAATTTATTCAAGATATTGACAAAACACGACTAATGAAAATATCATTGCCTGTATATTCGGAGAATGGAAATCAGGACGGCGTATTGATTGCAACAATGGGAAGTTCTGTATTTGATAATATCTTGTTGAATAGATTTGGTTTGCATGATTCAGGCGAGGTATACCTTGTAAATCAAAACAAGATGATGATCTCGGAATCAATATTTCTTGAAAATGCTCAGTTTAATCAAAAAGTAGACACGTTTGCAGTATCTGAATGTCTTGAGAATGGAAAAAATGTGGAAGCTGCAGATTATACTGACTATAGAGACGTAGATATTTTTGGATATTCTTATTGTAAGCCTGATCTGGGTTTTGTTTTATTAACTGAAGTTGATGAAGTAGTAATTCTAAAACCAATAACGGAATTACAAAATAGAATTATCCTTGTCGGAATATCTCTAATTGTTATTGCAAGTATAGTCACATTTGTCCTCTCCAAGAGAATATCTAACCCTATACTGAAACTTCGTAATGCCGCTCAGGAATTATCCTCAGGTAATTTTGATGTAAGAACTAACATCAAAACAAATGATGAGATTGAGCAGTTATCTGCATCTTTTGATAATATGGCAAAGACATTACAAGAATCTATTTCTGCAATAGGAAAACGAGAAAATATCATCAAGCAACAAGGAAATATTTTAGAAAAATTCTTTGAAGAAAAACGTGATAGTTATGTGTGTTTGGTGGATTTAATAGGCTCGCTCAAATTAACTAAAACCCTATCTGAAGAACAGAAAAAACGATACAGTCAAATTTTTACTGACTCTGTTATCCCAATAATAGAAAAATACAAAGGAATACCAATTAAAATTATTGATGATGCAATATTATTTTATTTCCCATCATCCAAAGACGATAAAACAATTCTATCCAGTATGCTTGATTGCTGCTCAGAAATCTCAAAACTAGACAAACAACTCAATGACAAAACATCGTCTGAGAATCTTCCTGGAATGGCATACAGAATCAGTACTGCATTTGGTATGGTAAATGAGGCAAAAACATCTGATTCTTCACTTGATGATATTTTTGGAGAACCAGTGAATACCTGCTTTAAGATAAATCAATATGCTTTGCCAAACACTGTAGTTGTAGATGATTCGGTATACCAAAAAGCCAAAGATTTACAATTCAAATTTACCAAATTGGATCAAAGTTTGATCAAAGACTTGGAATATGCTGTGTTTATTTTATCATAA
- a CDS encoding multicopper oxidase domain-containing protein — protein MLIGVVSLGVTLGIFFFDAELPLQSFAEDNSVHNPPKTITYTVVAEDTTLEIAPGTRVEAWTYNGTIPGPTLRATEGDRVIINFINNGKLPHTMHFHGDHNEKNDGVFQEVLPGESYVYDFIAEPAGLFMYHCHVMPVSEHIRNGLYGAFIVDPKEGLEPAREYVLVKGEYDLENQEIWNPDYVFFNGYADQYWSNPLPAKTNELVRLYYVDMGAIAAFGFHIHGTIFDTIISGIWENEPIRTQTWEVSPGNAAIFEAKWKEPGRYLFHLHGVPEEKGTMAYFDVRDATSDAVDGVDVAKTKSIDMWEWQKQIAINLQQPDANGEITKTSASSSEHSQHTPTSTELDESKIIETNLCDVETGSAVPSSNKSFSPKFNQANVGDTVTWTNKDTSVHTITSDDGLFDSGMMMPGDTFEQTFEEAGLYGYNCMLHPWMTGTVKIK, from the coding sequence ATGCTCATAGGAGTTGTCTCCCTTGGAGTGACACTTGGCATTTTTTTCTTTGATGCAGAATTACCTTTACAGTCATTTGCAGAAGATAATTCTGTTCACAATCCTCCAAAAACAATTACCTATACTGTAGTTGCTGAAGACACCACACTTGAGATTGCTCCGGGAACTAGAGTTGAGGCTTGGACTTACAATGGAACCATTCCTGGTCCCACGTTAAGGGCAACTGAGGGTGATCGTGTAATTATTAATTTTATCAATAATGGGAAACTTCCACACACAATGCATTTTCATGGAGATCACAATGAAAAAAATGATGGCGTATTCCAAGAAGTTCTTCCCGGCGAATCATATGTCTATGATTTCATTGCAGAGCCTGCAGGACTATTCATGTATCACTGCCATGTGATGCCGGTATCTGAGCATATTCGAAATGGTTTGTACGGTGCATTCATAGTTGATCCTAAAGAAGGATTGGAGCCTGCACGAGAGTATGTTCTTGTCAAAGGAGAATACGATTTGGAAAACCAAGAAATCTGGAATCCCGACTATGTGTTTTTCAACGGATACGCAGATCAATATTGGTCTAATCCACTTCCTGCAAAAACCAACGAGCTAGTCAGACTGTATTATGTTGACATGGGTGCAATTGCTGCTTTTGGATTTCATATTCATGGGACAATCTTTGATACAATAATCTCTGGAATCTGGGAGAATGAACCCATACGGACCCAAACATGGGAAGTCAGTCCCGGAAATGCTGCAATATTTGAGGCAAAATGGAAAGAACCTGGAAGATATCTTTTCCACTTGCATGGCGTCCCCGAAGAAAAGGGAACTATGGCTTACTTTGATGTAAGGGATGCCACGTCTGATGCAGTTGATGGAGTGGATGTTGCAAAAACAAAATCCATTGATATGTGGGAATGGCAAAAACAGATTGCAATTAACTTACAGCAACCAGACGCAAATGGCGAAATTACAAAAACATCTGCTAGTTCGTCTGAACATTCCCAACATACTCCAACATCTACCGAACTTGATGAATCTAAGATAATTGAAACCAATCTTTGTGATGTGGAAACTGGTTCTGCAGTACCATCATCAAACAAATCATTCAGTCCAAAATTCAATCAGGCAAACGTTGGCGATACTGTAACCTGGACTAACAAAGACACTTCTGTGCATACTATTACCAGTGATGATGGTCTCTTTGACTCTGGGATGATGATGCCTGGTGATACATTTGAGCAAACATTTGAAGAGGCAGGGTTATACGGGTACAACTGTATGCTTCATCCATGGATGACTGGAACGGTGAAAATAAAATAA